A window of Hyperolius riggenbachi isolate aHypRig1 chromosome 1, aHypRig1.pri, whole genome shotgun sequence contains these coding sequences:
- the LOC137544021 gene encoding vomeronasal type-2 receptor 26-like, whose product MFGFPCHHGDDRDDVINVIHIMASAGVPIHPLAQPGDSEHCQRCPDEEWPDEKKTACIPKTFEYLSFEEDNLTLVLSIISLLGSVITAISFKVFISYLDTPVVKANNQTVSIILLASILLSFLSVFLFLGRPVDITCLLRQTSFGVISVSVSCILAKTILVCIAFKATKPDSPWKKYVGHKLSNYIVLTCSSVQGLICVVWLSTSPPYQEYDMFSSPGKIIIQCNEGSVIGFYSVLGYMGFLAAVSFLLAFMVRTLPDSFNEAKYITFSMLVFCSVWIAMIPAYLSTRGKYMVAVEVFAILASSAGFLICIFSPKLYIILLKPELNIRQNLRK is encoded by the exons ATGTTTGGCTTTccctgtcaccatggtgatgatcgagatgacgtcatcaacgtcatccACATCATGGCATctgcgggagtcccgatccaccccttagcgcagccAGGCG ACAGCGAACATTGCCAGAGATGCCCTGATGAAGAATGGCCAGATGAGAAGAAAACAGCCTGTATTCCAAAAACATTTGAATATTTGTCATTTGAagaagataacttgactctcgtcCTTTCCATCATTTCTCTGTTAGGCTCCGTCATCACTGCAATTTCCTTTAAAGTTTTTATTTCCTATTTGGATACACCAGTAGTTAAAGCCAATAACCAGACTGTGAGCATCATTCTTCTGGCCTCCATTTTGCTGAGCTTCCTCTCCGTGTTCTTGTTCCTCGGACGTCCTGTAGATATAACTTGTTTGCTAAGACAAACGTCATTTGGGGTCATCTCAGTTTCTGTCTCCTGTATTCTGGCCAAAACTATCCTTGTCTGCATTGCTTTCAAGGCTACCAAACCTGACAGCCCCTGGAAAAAGTATGTTGGCCATAAACTGTCTAACTATATTGTATTAACATGTTCTTCTGTCCAAGGATTAATTTGTGTTGTTTGGTTGTCAACGTCTCCTCCCTATCAGGAGTATGACATGTTTTCTTCTCCAGGGAAGATCATCATTCAGTGTAACGAGGGGTCAGTGATTGGTTTCTACTCTGTGTTGGGTTATATGGGGTTTCTGGCAGCTGTAAGCTTTCTTCTGGCTTTCATGGTGAGGACATTACCGGACAGCTTTAATGAGGCCAAGtacatcacgttcagcatgctggtgttctgcagtgtctggattgccatgatcccggCCTATCTGAGCACCAGAGGGAAATACATGGTGGCTGTGGAGGTGTTTGCCATATTGGCTTCAAGTGCTGGATTTTTAATCTGTATATTTTCTCCCAAATTATACATTATTTTGTTAAAGCCAGAGTTAAATATTAGACAAAATTTACGCAAGTAA